One Vespula pensylvanica isolate Volc-1 chromosome 1, ASM1446617v1, whole genome shotgun sequence genomic region harbors:
- the LOC122627123 gene encoding lipase 3-like encodes MNEVTNQDEIHMTTHELIAHHGYIPETHNIWTEDDYCLTIHRIKAPDTSNVYSTNTYATANTEQAVINSLEKSTESNLKSICSKYSLLSKPPVIINHGALSSSADWVLLGPQKALGYILCQAGYDVWLANARGNKYSRKHKIYTPKDKKFWDFSWHEIGYYDIPAIIDYVLEKTGYSEVSYIGYSQGTTTFFVMGSERPEYNAKVKVMVSLAPIAFISNQRSPLLKCVVHFYNLVEWGSSYCNIHQWFPHNKLQARAFGTILRNAPSALTNGVCNCWFNLIAGFGSNQLDKCMLPLIFGHFPAGASAKQVVHYSQSILSGSFRNFDYGLTENLKIYGSTQPPKYNLEKVKVPVAIFYAENDFLTHSLDIQKTIDKLPNVIETNKIEYLKFNHIDFLWGRDAKTLVYNNVVAVLKRF; translated from the exons ATGAACGAAGTAACGAATCAGGATGAGATACATATGACAACG CATGAACTTATTGCACATCACGGCTATATACCTGAAACTCATAACATTTGGACAGAGGACGATTATTGTCTTACTATACATAGAATTAAAGCACCTGATACGTCTAATGTATATTCGACAAATACTTATGCCACAGCGAACACAGAACAAGCTGTTATTAACAGCTTAGAAAAATCGACTGAATCGAATCTGAAATCAATCTGTTCTAAATATAGCCTATTATCAAAACCACCcgttataataaatcatgGAGCCCTTTCAAGTTCTGCAGATTGGGTTTTACTCGGCCCACAAAAAGCTCTTG GATATATTTTGTGTCAAGCTGGATACGATGTGTGGCTTGCAAATGCACGtggtaataaatattctagaAAGCATAAAATCTATACACCAAAGGATAAGAAGTTCTGGGATTTTAG tTGGCACGAGATAGGATATTACGATATACCGGCGATAATAGATTATGTTTTGGAAAAAACTGGCTATTCAGAAGTGTCTTATATTGGATATAGTCAAGGAACAACTACATTTTTTGTAATGGGAAGCGAACGACCAGAATATAATGCCAAAGTTAAAGTAATGGTCAGTTTAGCACCAATAGCTTTTATATCTAATCAACGAAGTCCTTTATTGAAATGTGTTGTGCATTTCTATAATTTAGTAGAG tgGGGTTCTTCTTATTGCAACATACATCAGTGGTTCCCTCATAACAAATTACAGGCACGTGCTTTTGGTACAATTCTTCGCAATGCTCCTAGTGCGTTGACAAATGGTGTTTGTAATTGTTGGTTTAATTTAATTGCTGGATTTGGTAGTAATCAGCTTGATAAATGCATGTTACCCCTTATCTTTGGACACTTTCCAGCTGGTGCATCAGCCAAACAAGTAGTTCATTACAGTCAATCCATTTTATCAG GATCATTTAGAAACTTTGATTATGGGCTTAccgaaaatttaaaaatatatggttCTACTCAACCaccaaaatataatttagaaaaagtaaaggtTCCAGTGGCTATTTTTTATgcagaaaatgattttttgacACATTCTTTG gaTATACAAAAAACTATAGATAAGTTACCTAATGTGATAGAGACaaacaaaatagaatatttaaagtTTAATCATATTGACTTTCTATGGGGAAGAGATGCTAAAAcacttgtatataataatgttgtAGCAGTATTAAAACGAttctaa